The Pochonia chlamydosporia 170 chromosome 1, whole genome shotgun sequence genome window below encodes:
- a CDS encoding TRAPP trafficking subunit trs65 domain-containing protein, whose protein sequence is MADAGGNVDNGANLANDPTYDFIEQSYLTYLVPSRTSIDLDKAFKDVSTGNSILDSIEQRESLFFDETVDVLLILKMPWMEEKDLQAQIRRLVISLDGQIVNGGSTDRESQPASETIFKGHVEDVADPFIIVDQEESDSEDGTSQTVYAMWKLPVFLSRPRIRPQHPTVMFTASASLKPEIRTDVSTRGTGYLQSGMPSSFNLLESFSSDPALNGIQPRLSALRVSRVAPVSRQQDLVAHIRALPHLKIPIHPVIHTRIRFSRPPTAQPTSTLIAMLEVDFTPHVECEVLLDAIQLVTDDATVEALNDDEQMKLPMSCVSHDHITFLYHIKPHQIDKTPRNFTGSLDISITATAQVIPDVCTPKLSMSWNTALDFTTPVNPSFNNMAESTGIQRAHKPSQLSIGSNTAITPLKSPSVTRPDALPGLEASTRSEASVPDLGITMSFTGPSEPVHPGDVFSWTVYVVNRSQEKTARPPRKLALVAVPRRRRNDTRPPRPPSTATRRRGEKELADAVVDVNVLHALQKNSAVDATEVICLSADTRVGPLAPGACHVVELQFLALREGIVGVEAIRVVDLGSQEHVDIRDLPTTIVEPAAA, encoded by the exons ATGGCTGACGCTGGCGGGAACGTGGACAACGGGGCCAATCTGGCCAACGACCCAACCTACGACTTCATTGAGCAGTCGTATCTCACATATCTGGTACCCTCAAGGACAAGCATCGACCTCGACAAGGCATTCAAAGATGTGAGCACCGGAAATTCAATACTAGACTCAATAGAACAGCGAGAATCACTCTTTTTCG ATGAAACCGTCGACGTGCTTCTCATTCTCAagatgccatggatggaagaaaaagacctCCAAGCACAAATAAGACGCCTCGTCATCTCACTAGATGGCCAGATTGTCAACGGCGGCTCTACAGACCGGGAATCACAACCCGCATCCGaaaccatcttcaaaggaCACGTTGAAGATGTCGCAGACCCCTTCATCATCGTGGACCAAGAAGAGAGCGACTCCGAGGATGGCACCTCTCAAACTGTCTACGCCATGTGGAAATTACCCGTATTCCTAAGTCGGCCACGGATACGGCCTCAACACCCCACAGTCATGTTCACCGCATCTGCGAGTCTCAAGCCCGAAATCCGGACCGACGTCAGCACTCGTGGCACGGGATATCTCCAAAGCGGCATGCCCTCCAGCTTCAACCTCCTCGaatccttctcctccgaCCCAGCCCTCAACGGCATCCAGCCACGCCTGTCTGCCCTCCGCGTATCCAGAGTCGCTCCCGTCAGCAGACAGCAAGACCTGGTCGCTCATATCCGCGCCCTCCCTCACCTCAAGATACCCATCCACCCCGTCATCCACACGCGGATCCGATTCTCACGACCTCCCACGGCCCAGCCAACCTCCACGCTCATCGCCATGTTGGAAGTAGACTTTACGCCGCACGTGGAGTGCGAGGTGCTTCTCGACGCTATCCAGCTCGTTACTGACGATGCCACCGTGGAGGCCCTcaacgacgacgagcagATGAAGTTACCCATGAGCTGCGTATCCCACGACCACATCACCTTCCTGTACCACATCAAACCGCACCAAATCGACAAGACCCCCAGAAACTTCACCGGCTCACTCGACATTTCTATCACCGCCACCGCCCAGGTCATACCTGATGTGTGCACGCCCAAACTATCCATGAGCTGGAACACCGCTCTCGACTTCACCACCCCCGTGAACCCAagcttcaacaacatggccGAATCAACGGGCATCCAAAGGGCGCACAAACCCTCACAACTCTCCATAGGCAGCAACACGGCCATCACACCTCTCAAATCCCCATCCGTCACTCGACCCGACGCGCTGCCCGGCCTCGAAGCCTCCACCCGCTCAGAAGCATCAGTCCCCGACCTCGGCATCACCATGTCCTTCACTGGCCCCTCCGAGCCCGTCCACCCCGGAGACGTATTCTCATGGACTGTGTACGTTGTGAACCGATCACAAGAGAAGACGGCCCGTCCGCCGCGGAAACTCGCCCTCGTTGCCGTCCCGAGACGTCGTCGCAACGACACTCGTCCTCCCCGCCCGCCGTCAACCGCCACTCGAAGACGGGGCGAGAAGGAACTCGCGGATGCTGTGGTCGACGTGAATGTTTTGCATGCACTGCAGAAGAACTCGGCGGTGGATGCAACAGAGGTCATTTGTCTCAGTGCCGACACGCGAGTTGGACCCTTGGCTCCAGGGGCGTGTCACGTCGTTGAACTGCAGTTCCTGGCGCTACGAGAGggtattgttggtgttgaggcgATAAGGGTTGTGGACCTGGGGTCTCAGGAGCATGTTGATATACGCGACTTACCTACTACGATTGTAGaacctgctgctgcatgA
- a CDS encoding DNA replication regulator Sld3 (similar to Metarhizium robertsii ARSEF 23 XP_007820584.2), which produces MSSSAVLDADASRPRSGILTPSSDGSLNRRDVSSPNGRTKKRADAAAMDHLLKPSISVKPHPPNLHVQPRVLSPLMLLPREHLPLASFDFSPPDNGLPQTRFVESHVKILDLESRLGSAPSVVIARNDAKGTTYALERQQNGLYVLCKLGSWVDLGELVRRATASCHERLVPARPDRRETESNAALTTPHLHKEQKKKRAAIEAIQSLVRKKSKSQTSPQIGGDENQSDEVDVETRVRQLPSPEIKSDNSGGIEHPTMVQEAQAARPSVENVPPASTLQTAETIFDNIRTQYFEALYRSMGSLAYFAKGPLSRARSAFHLDLESNLDMTDLIDFLKSLILTTVQIDKKYRETIPDVISKMKTLIETSDEGGKKKRKVRKMKLGKDSLYPLEDESIRKWWNANKPDINGDEASVSSAHIKSHVSVLRTRETQLQMILILEILALEPLKGEEETGDASLPTLPGAQSRAEQSMAPPPKKRNKHNLPVLVDVHADRLTIWQSTASDEHVLLADSQATQTSADGHIHQKASSEPLKDFCVDVIVPFFSARLPELCDAINRKLGGPVIVSPVKSKSLKRSSSKSEQKPGAATKRPAPPNPRRTLQRALSTEQMHRRSVSRGPSNAIALMRSATSTSLSGIKREGSEPLSIKDLPKGEILMGRARQPSLSRSNSTSKLEDTRASKKAQVEAELKDAISALRKPNREVVGKAMAEADERRAVTSLSAKKVKKMSRSSLASAIQVKATPANKRFKDVLAVKQETSAGFLPEASDEVVPPSSIGHLVPSTGHRHGLRDALADSVSPATDLVSGTPGRQSLQASFIRRMACDESTILPSSPLMSRTAALVDESPDPQTTGRVTAGVRPRSDEVMATPVRKSVSKLDLIQSAVSVHELNPQKKVSIYETLGWDDDFDDI; this is translated from the exons ATGTCATCGTCTGCCGTGCTCGACGCAGACGCGTCGCGTCCACGGTCAGGCATATTGACTCCAAGTTCTGATGGGAGCTTGAATCGTCGGGACGTCAGCTCACCAAATGGGAGGACTAAGAAAAGAGCAGATGCCGCTGCGATGGATCACTTGCTCAAACCCTCCATCTCGGTCAAG CCACATCCGCCAAATTTGCATGTCCAACCCCGCGTCTTGTCACCACTgatgcttcttcctcgaGAGCATTTACCTCTTGCTAGTTTCGACTTTTCTCCGCCAGACAATGGCTTACCACAAACCCGATTCGTCGAGTCACACGTAAAGATTTTGGATCTGGAAAGTCGCCTGGGCTCTGCGCCAAGTGTTGTAATCGCCAGAAACGACGCCAAGGGCACGACATATGCTCTCGAAAGGCAGCAAAATGGCTTGTACGTCTTGTGTAAGCTGGGCTCTTGGGTCGACCTAGGAGAGCTGGTTAGGCGAGCGACGGCATCGTGTCATGAGCGTCTTGTGCCTGCGAGGCCAGATCGGCGAGAGACAGAGTCCAATGCGGCATTGACGACTCCCCACTTACacaaagaacaaaagaaaaagagagcAGCCATCGAGGCTATCCAAAGTCTGGTACGGAAGAAGTCGAAATCCCAAACTAGCCCGCAAAttggcggcgacgagaaCCAAAGCGATGAGGTAGATGTCGAAACACGGGTACGGCAATTACCTTCACCAGAAATCAAGTCCGATAACAGCGGTGGTATTGAACATCCAACAATGGTTCAGGAAGCGCAAGCAGCGCGTCCTTCGGTTGAGAACGTACCTCCTGCTTCAACACTACAAACTGCAGAAACAATTTTTGATAATATCCGCACACAGTATTTTGAGGCATTGTACAGATCTATG GGCTCGTTGGCGTATTTTGCTAAAGGACCTCTCTCGCGGGCGCGATCCGCATTCCACTTGGATCTTGAGTCCAACTTGGACATGACTGACTTGATTGACTTCTTGAAGAGTCTGATCCTTACAACGGTGCAGATAGACAAGAAGTATCGTGAGACTATTCCTGATGTCATTTCAAAAATGAAAACGTTGATTGAGACGTCTGACGAGGGCGGtaagaagaagcgcaaggttagaaagatgaagcttggcaaAGATTCACTATATCCCCTGGAAGATGAAAGCATCCGCAAATGGTGGAATGCGAACAAGCCGGACATCAATGGAGACGAAGCATCAGTCTCTAGCGCACATATCAAATCACATGTGTCGGTGCTTCGCACAAGAGAGACTCAGCTTCAAATGATATTGATTCTGGAAATCCTTGCCTTGGAGCCACTGAAAGGCGAAGAGGAGACTGGAGATGCAAGTTTGCCAACTTTACCGGGAGCACAATCCCGGGCTGAGCAAAGCATGGCACCGCCTCCCAAGAAGCGGAACAAGCATAATCTGCCTGTCTTGGTAGATGTACATGCCGACAGGCTAACCATCTGGCAGTCGACAGCTTCCGACGAGCATGTCTTGCTGGCAGACTCTCAAGCTACGCAGACTTCAGCTGACGGTCACATCCATCAGAAAGCATCGTCAGAGCCATTGAAAGACTTTTGCGTCGATGTGATTGTGCCATT CTTTTCCGCTCGCCTACCTGAGCTTTGCGACGCGATTAACCGTAAACTCGGTGGTCCAGTCATTGTGTCTCCAGTCAAATCCAAATCGTTGAAGCGGTCATCCAGTAAAAGTGAACAGAAACCTGGCGCCGCGACAAAGCGGCCGGCTCCGCCTAATCCCAGGAGGACATTGCAGAGAGCGCTATCAACGGAACAAATGCATCGGCGAAGCGTTTCCAGGGGACCAAGCAATGCCATCGCACTGATGAGATCAGCAACTTCGACATCTCTATCGGGAATAAAACGGGAAGGAAGTGAGCCTTTGTCCATCAAAGACCTACCCAAAGGAGAAATTTTGATGGGCCGAGCCAGGCAGCCATCACTGTCGCGCAGCAATAGCACAAGCAAACTGGAAGACACCAGGGCAAGTAAGAAGGCACAGGTTGAAGCAGAGCTGAAGGACGCGATATCGGCGTTAAGGAAACCAAATCGTgaagttgttggcaaagcaATGGCCGAAGCGGATGAACGTCGAGCCGTAACAAGCTTGTCTGCCAAGA AAGTCAAAAAGATGTCTAGGAGCTCGTTGGCTAGTGCAATTCAAGTCAAGGCTACACCAGCAAACAAACGGTTCAAGGACGTTCTCGCAGTCAAACAAGAAACATCAGCGGGCTTTCTTCCGGAAGCCTCCGATGAAGTCGTACCGCCATCGAGCATTGGCCATTTAGTTCCGTCTACAGGACATAGGCATGGCCTCAGAGACGCGTTGGCAGATAGTGTCTCGCCGGCCACAGACCTCGTTAGTGGAACTCCGGGCCGGCAGTCGTTGCAAGCCAGTTTTATTAGACGTATGGCGTGCGATGAGTCCACGATCCTGCCATCTTCGCCGCTGATGAGCAGAACGGCGGCTTTGGTTGACGAATCTCCCGACCCTCAAACCACAGGGAGGGTCACAGCAGGTGTTCGGCCACGGTCTGACGAGGTTATGGCAACACCAGTTAGAAAGAGTGTATCAAAGCTGGACTTGATCCAAAGTGCAGTATCAGTGCACGAACTCAATCCGCAGAAGAAGGTATCAATCTACGAGACCTTGGGTTGGGACGATGACTTTGATGACATATGA
- a CDS encoding homeobox transcription factor (similar to Metarhizium acridum CQMa 102 XP_007812515.1) — MADPFSTYTQFSNYPAYLADSLDAYQTHHNRLVQHHQMTRATESKPRLSKEEVEILEAEFQKNHKPSSTTKKALAESMRVDNARINNWFQNRRAREKKENNIREYEAKQRLEKERAETSEGSQHINGRQRDLVASSAPFPQPAMNIKHEPEGDISPSEDSPHEPSGETELSQSDESDLLSPLPLPVKQEISMPRPTSIHELSAKLEQEEDDNCALSDHMDDYFAMQEGSMLAVNSKMTSQQFYSGFGGQHDGDGLDRDTDSSPLTDNSEPRSPDGIDIATRRNRRPAPLSIAGGRSLSYTARATDSSRRSDQAASMRRISSSTGSGRVKKSVATPRSPFFDRNADGILQRRPSPNAAGRQGSAAPPTPDTPVALQQQGAAVDAAMSSLYSLDSKFTPPDLVISDPTLRTPPTTPGFADSLFHLGAGYEMGISEENIITPGISRTVGGVEMTGNSAAFANYMMNNSQCSGQQMAPMFQTQMGQSYFGFVGANSNSEYSWSDLSPSTASTSSSSQQRYMTLGSH, encoded by the exons ATGGCTGATCCTTTCTCGACCTATACTCAATTTTCAAACTATCCCGCCTACCTCGCCGATTCTCTAGATGCATACCAGACACACCACAACCGCCTCGTCCAACACCATCAGATGACGCGAGCCACTGAATCGAAACCACGACTCTCAAAGGAAGAGGTTGAAATTTTGGAAGCGGAGTTCCAGAAGAACCACAAGCCCAGCAGCACGACCAAGAAGGCGCTTGCTGAATCCATGAGAGTGGACAATGCTCGTATAAAT AACTGGTTTCAGAATAGACGTGCTcgtgagaagaaggagaacaACATCAGAGAGTATGAGGCAAAACAGAGACTGGAAAAGGAACGAGCAGAGACCTCGGAAGGCTCTCAACATATCAACGGCCGTCAACGTGACTTGGTTGCTTCTAGCGCTCCTTTTCCGCAACCAGCAATGAACATAAAGCATGAGCCCGAAGGTGATATTTCTCCCTCCGAGGATTCCCCTCATGAGCCATCCGGGGAGACAGAGCTCAGCCAAAGTGATGAATCGGACCTCCTCtcccctctccctcttcccGTCAAACAGGAAATCAGTATGCCCCGACCTACCAGCATCCACGAACTCTCAGCCAAGCTGgagcaggaagaagatgatAATTGTGCGCTCTCTGACCACATGGATGATTATTTTGCCATGCAAGAAGGGTCTATGCTTGCTGTCAATTCAAAAATGACAAGCCAGCAGTTTTATTCTGGATTCGGCGGTCAGCATGATGGGGATGGCCTTGATCGAGATACGGACTCGTCGCCATTGACTGATAACTCCGAGCCCAGATCCCCTGACGGAATTGACATTGCCACTCGCCGAAACCGACGTCCAGCTCCTCTGTCTATTGCAGGCGGCCGCAGCTTATCCTACACTGCCAGAGCCACAGATTCCTCAAGAAGGAGCGACCAAGCAGCTTCCATGCGACGGATTTCTTCCAGCACGGGATCTGGCCGGGTTAAGAAGTCTGTCGCCACCCCTCGAAGCCCCTTCTTCGATAGAAATGCCGATGGCATACTACAACGAAGACCTTCGCCAAATGCAGCTGGCCGGCAGGGATCTGCGGCACCTCCTACTCCAGATACTCCAGTCGCtcttcagcaacaaggaGCAGCGGTAGATGCTGCCATGTCGTCACTGTACTCTCTGGACAGCAAGTTTACCCCTCCCGATCTTGTCATCTCCGATCCGACATTGCGCACGCCGCCAACCACCCCAGGCTTTGCGGATTCACTGTTCCACCTCGGGGCTGGATACGAGATGGGCATCTCTGAAGAGAACATTATCACCCCTGGCATCTCCAGAACCGTTGGCGGTGTGGAAATGACGGGCAACTCTGCGGCCTTTGCCAATTACATGATGAACAACAGCCAATGTTCAGGTCAACAAATGGCCCCCATGTTCCAAACCCAGATGGGACAGTCTTATTTCGGCTTTGTGGGTGCAAACAGCAACTCGGAATACAGTTGGTCAGATTTGTCACCCTCAACCGCATCCACATCTTCGAGCTCTCAGCAGCGATACATGACGCTTGGCTCGCATTGA